From the Halichoerus grypus chromosome 3, mHalGry1.hap1.1, whole genome shotgun sequence genome, one window contains:
- the ADAM29 gene encoding disintegrin and metalloproteinase domain-containing protein 29 — protein HNGDFIMTMIKVLLDVRIILLLHWLGVFLSFCGHTQAEHPQYHSPPEVVIPLKIPGTGRGMKPAGWLSYSLHFGGKRHIVHMKVKKYLLSRHLPVFTYIDQGALVEDQPFVQNDCYYHGYVEGDPESLVALSYCFGGFQGLLQINGIAYEIKPMTFSTKFEHLVYKMESEETEFPEMYSDFVPEEILPQLESQEINNSTQKQSNYVAWWRHMFLVELVVVVDHTLYLHIKKNISKYNENLYTMINIVDSIYEVLGIKMLLFGIEFWTKKNYIEVNNIRRSLTYFCVWKNDNLAARLPHDAAHLFINQTVRGMSGLGFVRGVCQPLRSCAIITNVDRSLNSIAIAIAHHIGHNLGMYHDGHDCSCGYLKCIMHTSNPPITSFSNCSLSFLWLYTIIEAKCMLYNIYTKDIFSRKRCGDGIVEEEEECDCGPLQSCAKDACCLSNCTMTYGSTCAFGLCCKDCQLLPSGKMCRKEVNECDLPEWCDGLSPMCPDDVYVEDGIPCNESAYCYEKKCNDRNALCRQIFGQEAKSASHNCYKNINTLGDRFGNCGTKLSSYVKCNISDILCGRLQCTDVKAIPSLRDHSTVYQSHFNDSTCWGLDYHFGMPKPDIGYVNDGTECGPEHVCIHRKCVHISHLDSNCSPKFCNMRGICNNKHHCHCNYMWDPPNCLIRGNGGSVDSGPPPKRERLKKSHLLIFSLFWLLLLLCCLLYLCLKRKKKEEKVPTQPTKPPQKVPTQPTEPPQKAPSQIARPPQKAPSQTARPPQKAPSQTARPPQKAPSQTARPPQKAPKSPSQTPKTQQSFRSQSSISVRQGQSGKQRSSSIKSVPK, from the coding sequence CATAATGGTGATTTCATAATGACTATGATTAAAGTTCTGCTGGATGTGAGAATCATACTTCTGCTACACTGGCTTGGGGTGTTTCTGTCCTTTTGTGGACACACCCAGGCTGAGCACCCCCAATACCATAGTCCCCCAGAAGTGGTGATTCCTTTGAAGATACCTGGCACTGGCAGAGGCATGAAGCCTGCAGGCTGGCTCTCTTACAGCTTGCATTTTGGGGGCAAGAGACACATTGTCCACATGAAGGTCAAGAAGTATTTGCTGTCCAGACACCTCCCAGTGTTCACCTACATAGACCAAGGTGCTCTCGTTGAGGACCAACCCTTTGTTCAGAATGACTGCTACTATCATGGTTATGTGGAGGGGGACCCAGAATCCCTGGTTGCCCTCAGTTACTGTTTTGGTGGCTTTCAAGGATTGTTACAGATAAATGGCATTGCTTATGAAATTAAGCCCATGACTTTTTCTACTAAATTTGAACATCTAGTATATAAAATGGAGAGTGAGGAGACTGAATTTCCAGAAATGTACTCTGACTTTGTGCCAGAGGAAATTTTACCCCAACTGGAGTCTCAAGAGATTAATAATTCCACTCAGAAGCAAAGTAATTATGTGGCCTGGTGGCGCCATATGTTTCTTGTTGAACTAGTAGTGGTGGTGGACCATACTCTATATCttcatataaaaaagaatatttcaaagtATAATGAAAATCTATATACTATGATAAATATAGTGGATTCCATTTATGAGGTATTGGGTATTAAAATGTTATTGTTTGGTATAGAGTTCTGGACTAAAAAAAACTACATTGAAGTTAATAATATAAGGAGATCTCTgacttatttttgtgtttggaaaAATGATAACCTTGCTGCCCGCCTGCCACATGATGCTGCACATCTTTTTATAAATCAAACAGTACGAGGAATGAGTGGTTTAGGTTTTGTTAGAGGAGTGTGTCAACCACTCCGTAGCTGTGCAATTATTACTAACGTAGACAGAAGCTTGAACTCGATTGCAATTGCAATAGCTCATCATATTGGCCATAATTTGGGTATGTATCATGATGGTCATGACTGTTCATGTGGGTACTTAAAATGTATAATGCATACTTCAAACCCACCGATAACTTCATTTAGCAATtgtagtctttcttttctttggctaTATACTATAATAGAAGCAAAATGTATGCTCTacaatatatacacaaaggataTATTTTCAAGAAAGCGTTGTGGGGATGGTATTGTTGAAGAAGAAGAGGAGTGTGACTGTGGAcctttacagagttgtgcaaaaGATGCCTGTTGTCTGTCAAACTGCACTATGACTTATGGATCTACTTGTGCTTTTGGACTTTGTTGCAAAGACTGCCAGTTATTACCATCTGGAAAAATGTGTAGAAAAGAGGTCAATGAATGTGATCTTCCAGAATGGTGCGATGGATTATCCCCTATGTGCCCAGATGATGTATATGTGGAGGATGGAATTCCCTGTAATGAAAGTGCCTATTGCTatgaaaagaaatgtaatgaCCGCAATGCTCTGTGTAGGCAGATTTTTGGCCAAGAGGCAAAGAGTGCAAGTCATAATTGctacaaaaatataaacactCTTGGTGACCGTTTTGGTAACTGTGGTACCAAACtgtcttcatatgtaaaatgtaatATCTCAGATATCCTGTGTGGCAGACTTCAGTGTACGGATGTGAAAGCAATTCCCTCTTTGAGGGACCATTCTACTGTGTATCAGTCTCACTTCAATGACAGCACCTGTTGGGGTCTTGACTACCACTTTGGGATGCCCAAACCTGATATTGGTTACGTGAATGATGGCACAGAGTGTGGCCCAGAACATGTCTGCATTCACAGGAAGTGTGTCCATATATCTCACTTGGATAGTAATTGTTCACCTAAGTTCTGTAACATGAGGGGCATTTGCAACAATAAACATCACTGCCATTGCAACTATATGTGGGACCCACCCAACTGCCTAATAAGGGGCAATGGAGGTAGTGTTGATAGTGGCCCGCCCCCTAAGAGAGAAAGGCTAAAGAAGAGTCACCTGTTAATATTCTCACTTTTTTGGTTGCTTCTCTTATTATGTTGTCTTCTTTACCTTTgtctgaagagaaaaaagaaagaggaaaaagttcCGACTCAACCTACAAAACCACCACAAAAGGTTCCAACACAACCTACAGAGCCACCACAAAAGGCTCCGAGTCAGATTGCAAGGCCACCGCAAAAAGCTCCGAGTCAGACGGCAAGGCCACCGCAAAAAGCTCCGAGTCAGACGGCAAGGCCACCGCAAAAAGCTCCGAGTCAGACAGCAAGGCCACCACAAAAGGCTCCAAAATCTCCGAGTCAGACTCCAAAAACACAGCAAAGTTTTCGGAGTCAATCTAGCATATCGGTTCGCCAGGGTCAAAGTGGGAAACAAAGGTCATCAAGCATAAAAAGTGTACCCAAAtaa